A genomic stretch from Lathyrus oleraceus cultivar Zhongwan6 chromosome 2, CAAS_Psat_ZW6_1.0, whole genome shotgun sequence includes:
- the LOC127120212 gene encoding mannan endo-1,4-beta-mannosidase 7: MKHFPFFFLLAILVCCFNINVEAGGGGNGFVRTRGIHFMLNGNPYYANGFNAYWLMYTAADPSQRYKVSNAFHEARNHGLTVARTWAFSDGGYSPLQYSPGFYNEQMFKGLDFVISEARKHGIKLILSLVNNYESFGGKKQYVNWARSNNGQYLTSDDDFFRNPVVKGFYINHVKTVLNRYNSFTGIHYKDDSTIMAWELMNEPRCTSDPSGRTIQGWITEMASLVKSIDRNHLLEAGLEGFYGQSTPQRTKLNPAINIGTDFIANNRIPNIDFATVHCYPDQWVQSSNEQDQIAFLNNWLSAHFLDAQYALKKPILVAEFGKSFKDSGYSTNQRDQLFNTVLYKIYSSAKRGGPASGALFWQLLTGGMESFDDGYGIMLGQSSSTANVIAQQSHKLYLIRKIYARIANERRWKRARGSRGGQIGF; this comes from the exons ATGAAgcattttcctttcttttttcttttggccaTTTTGGTCTGTTGTTTCAATATCAATGTAGAAGCTGGTGGTGGTGGTAATGGTTTTGTGAGAACAAGAGGGATCCACTTCATGTTAAATGGAAATCCTTACTATGCAAATGGATTTAATGCTTACTGGTTAATGTATACAGCTGCTGATCCATCTCAGAGATACAAAGTTTCAAATGCTTTCCATGAAGCAAGAAATCATGGCCTTACTGTTGCTAGAACTTGGGCATTCAGTGATGGCGGTTATAGTCCTTTGCAATATTCTCCTGGCTTCTATAATGAACAAATGTTCAAG GGGTTGGATTTTGTTATATCTGAGGCTAGAAAGCATGGGATTAAGCTGATACTGAGTTTGGTGAACAATTATGAGAGTTTTGGAGGAAAGAAGCAGTATGTGAACTGGGCTAGAAGTAATAATGGGCAGTATTTGACATCTGATGATGATTTCTTTAGGAACCCTGTTGTTAAAGGTTTCTACATCAACCATGTTAAG ACTGTTCTTAACCGATACAACAGTTTTACCGGAATTCATTACAAAGATGACTCCACAATCATGGCATGGGAGCTTATGAATGAACCTAGGTGTACATCAGATCCTTCTGGAAGAACTATTCAG GGTTGGATCACAGAAATGGCTTCTTTGGTTAAGTCCATTGACAGGAATCACTTATTGGAAGCTGGTCTAGAAGGGTTTTATGGACAATCAACACCTCAAAGGACCAAATTGAATCCTGCTATTAACATAGGAACAGACTTCATTGCCAACAATCGAATCCCAAACATCGATTTCGCAACCGTTCACTGTTATCCTGATCAATG GGTACAAAGTTCAAACGAGCAAGATCAGATTGCATTTTTGAACAACTGGCTCAGTGCTCATTTCCTAGATGCACAATATGCTCTAAAGAAACCAATACTAGTAGCAGAATTCGGAAAGTCGTTTAAGGATTCAGGTTACAGCACAAACCAAAGAGACCAACTTTTCAATACCGTGCTCTACAAGATATATTCGTCTGCGAAAAGAGGCGGTCCTGCGAGTGGAGCATTATTCTGGCAACTTCTTACTGGAGGAATGGAATCTTTCGACGACGGTTATGGAATAATGCTTGGTCAGAGCTCTTCTACTGCTAATGTCATTGCTCAGCAATCTCATAAGCTGTATCTTATTCGGAAGATCTATGCGAGGATCGCTAATGAACGGCGATGGAAAAGAGCTAGAGGAAGTAGAGGAGGACAAATTGGGTTCTGA